TGAGCCTACGTTGTCTGAGCTCAGCTTGCATCAGAGTCACCAGCTTATGTGGGTTAAGGCCAGGCATATGGTCTATGATTACTGTACTGACATTTCTAGGTACCCTGTTACCCCTGCTGAGTGTGTTCATCACCATCACTAGTAGTGAGGGGAAAACTGGGTAAACTGGGTAATTAGGGGGGAAATGGTGAATGAATGGTGTTATTATGTTGTGAATGAATGAATCATGTCCCTCATGGTTCAGATTGTAAGATAATTGTGTCCCATGATGTGAAATATAATGTGAATTAATCAAATTTTATCTTATGTTGTCTCATATCTAAGAACTGCAATCCATGATAGAGTTAATATgttcaaataaaaactcaaacCTCAATGTTGTGTAAACCCACTTTAAACTTACCATTGGTATGACATGCTTTGATGTTGAACGGTGTTGATGAGGATTTTAACATCTGAGTTTAAAACCTGACAGTTGCATTAACCCACCTTTATTACCACTCACAACTAACCTTTTGGACAAGTTGTATTATCCAAACAAGTTTTATTTGCTCAAACCAACATTTTCATAGAAACatttaaacataaatcacatgAAAGTAGTCCACTTTTTCATTAAATCCAATGTTGACATAACCTCAATTCAGTAAACTTTAATCTAAACATACTCTAAATAGGTGACATGTTTATTGGACAAAtctttttcccaaatcttaagTAGTGCCTGAAATCTGTGAGGTGAattgaataatttatttttggttaagTGGTATAACCGTGGTTACTGTGAGATACTACTATATGTGAACTATTCATAGTACGTGAGATATAATTTTGGATGGGGTGTCTTGGTTACTTCAATTACTCCACATTGGCATTGGGACCACTAGCTCACGGGTTTGGATGCTTTGATTGGATAGAGACATTGCCATTGGGATTAGGGAGggaccaaaaataaaaccaGCATTTGATTGGGGGTAATAGGAATGGAGATGGGCGTGTACTACAAGTTATAAATAGATGAAACCAAGCTCTGTGGGCCAAAAGATTTAAGAATCGAGGACTTTGGGTAATCTGATTGTGTCCTATAGTCTTTGAATTGTGCAGCATGGTGGTGGTAGTGCTCTTTTGAAATACCCCAAAAAATCAAGTTTTCCTTTTAAAGATCACGTTGTCACATTAGCATTGTTATGTACGCCTTATGAGTTATGAATACAAAGAGATAGGAAGGAAATCTATAAAAACAATTGAAGGTTTGGGGATAGCATGTTCATATCTTTGAAAATTAATTctgctaaaaaaatataaaaaatcacTTGGAGTAGCTTTTTTTCCATAGTGAATTCTTCTTGAATTGTGAAAATCTACTGTGTATCTAAATGTGCATAAAGAGAAATATAAAACATACGTGTGTAAACTTGCATTGATCATTTAAAAGATGTTAATCTTAAGGGATTGGTTAAGTAGAGCCTAACATAGTCTCTACCTAAAAGGTTGCTGGTTCATGCCTTGTTTATTTGAGAAGCCTTCAATTAATGTTTGTCGAATCCAACACATTTTCCTAACTTGAACTGAGTCATCATCCTTCATGGTAAATTTTATCTAtcgagaaaaagaaagaaaaaaaacttcaaGAGTTGTGATTGGAAGGAGGAATTCCTGGGGAGAAGGAATTCTTGGATGGATTGTTTTATCCTTTCTATGGATACTGTCCATATAATGAGAGAAAGAACCAGATTCCTTGATCAATAAAAGAAGTGGCATAATCAGatgcattaaaaaaattaaaagcttATCAGAATTTTTTACATGAGTGCCATTTAAGAAAAGGGTTTTACAAAAGCAGAGTGGATGCATGATAAAATCAAAAGGGAATTTACCAGAATTTTTAGCAGTATCATTAAAGGGTTTCACAAATATGATAATCACTTTCAAAGCCAACTTTTGAATGGAATATGAAATGATGCGACATGATTGCATCGTTTTCGAAGAAAAAAAAGTTGCAATAATGTTGTACATGATAGAACTTCATATATGTTTGTTTATACTTTGATAGTCAAAATCAAATGGAAATCAAATATTGCTTTGAAGTTTTGTGCGTCAGAAAGTGGGATTAGGCTTATCAAAACACTTGAATAGGATTCAAATGGCTAAACAAAGATGCCAATAGGATACTAGAATTGTTTTTAGAAAAAATTGCATGCACTTCATTGCCTTCAATTGTTTATATGTCACtcaattttattcttttctaaaaTTTACACTTCACTttgctttttctcttttttatggAGTATCAGAATCTTTTATCACAAAATCTCATActaaaattattttgtaaataATAATGATGGAATTAGTGATGAGAGATTTTTTCCGTCACAATTTTTATCACTAATTTGCTAAAAGAGTTAGCAACATATTTTTTTCAATCTCTAAAATATATTGCTAGTTGTAAAATACTAGTTACAATTGACATGTATTAGCGACAAATTTTAAAGATTGAGAGAAATTCGTCGTTGAAATAAATAGATTTATATTAGTAATGATATTCATGATGAAAAACATCTTTATAAAATTTATCACATATTCCATATTTTTCATACATCCATCATAGATTTTGTAACATGTTTTAATATTTCATCGTAAAAGTTAAAAGGAGCAAAATGAACCGTAAATTTTGAACAAGAATTAAATTTAGTGTTATACGAGCAACAATTTAAAATAGTTGAGTGTAACTCACTCTAGTTCTTACTAAACACATCATATTTCtccaaatcatttttttttattttttcttattaataaGGACAAACATTTGATAGTTGGTTGGTGCCTCCGATATGACCTATTTTACAGAGTAGTGCATGGAACTTGACAACAAATATGTGAAACCCGTGATGGATTTGGTGTGGTGTGGTAAACCTAATAATTGTGAAGTATTAATTTGATTTAACACCTTGTGAATAAGGTTGGGCGCTACGCTTGGCTTGTCTGGGCAATTGAAGTTTGACATTCAGCGAATAGAGGCTGCAAAGGTTTTCATGGTTTTCTTCTGCTTGAAAGGGATGTTTATGGGCCATCTTCAATGAAGTTTGACAAAAAAGTTGATGGGTCACTTTTCCAgcttaaattattaaattgagGGCCCTATTTGGTTAAATGATACGATGTGAGTAAAATTAACCACTGGTGAAGGAAATATCTAGTTATGATGAAAAGAGTATTCAAAGGGTATTGTATGATCATGTAGCTAAGTCTATACTTGCATCAACTTTGTCATTGATTTTAGTAAAATTGAATATTAATTGTATATATAAGCGAATTCAAAGTGAGATAAATTATGTTtcatttaagattttttttataaaatagtgTTAAAATCCCATTGGGAAATTTAACAATTGATTATGTGTATTGCATAAATTAAAGTTTGTACTTTCAccataaaattgattttggagcTACAATTAAATTACGACACGTCCAAAAATTGACGGtaagagtaaaaaaaaaattatgctatGATGTAGCTTTATAAGTCATATTCAACTGCATGGCTTAaactatttcaatttttaaCTATGTGAGTTTGGGCATAATGATTTAGTGCTTTGTCACTTAAACAATTAGTTGGAGGTTGAATTCTCAACCCATGCGAACAGAAAAAGCTCATTTGTCAGGTTTGCTTGCTTAGCAAGTGAGGGATTAgtctataatttttttctatAGATCTGACATTCAATCATGTTTTCAATATATACTTACTTGATGATGATGTATATATTGATATATCTAATAGGGATCCTTAGCAATTAGTCGGCATGTTTAGTTCGAGTAAGTTTATAAATGTAaaggagttcaaaaaaaaaattataaatgtaAAGAATTGCTTTTAAAAGAAGTAACGCACAAAGATATAAATGCATTCATGTGGATATTTATTGTCTATATAAGTATGCTCATTTACTTTGGATCACTTTGGTGAAAACTGCAAAGAACCTCCCAATCTAGGAATTGAATGAGCCTTCACCTTTCATTATTTCGTATACTTGGTTCTACATCACCATGATTCATGAGTAGCCATATCCCTAAACTGAAGACGGGGAAGAAAAAATTGCATTTGATATGAAGACGGAGTGATGGTCACCGACAAGTTTTATGAATTAACTTTTGGaaaattaagccaaaaaaacaAGTGAAGTAGTATCAACATCCAGACATGGTGATAAGGATGGTTTAGTGTTTActgaaattgaaaaaacatGAAAGAGAAGAGTTCAAAGGATTGGTTGGGAAGAGAGCCGGTGGAGTGAGTGATAAATTGAAATGGACATTGGACCCCCACACATAGTATCAATAATGGATGAGTCCATGACCAATAAGTTTTATTAGTACTCAACGTTTTCACTTGGGGTTCCTTGTTTAAACCTCATAAGGCCATAACTATATGCTCATATACTTTTTCTTGTGGCCAAAATATATGAATCTATTACTAGATGCTGTTTATGAGAGAGTAAACGTGGATAGATTATAAACATTTGAATTGAAGACTTGAAGTAAATATTGTCATGAGTTCCCCTAAAAAGCAGTGGTGTTTATAATAGAGATGATGATAAAATGGAAAGAGAGTGTTCTTAGCAGGCTTTTTCCTTTTAGAGATCAAATACAAATTGATCCTAAAATCCTTGAAGAGCAAACTTCTATATTTGTTGTGAGCATCCATTTCCCGGTTAGAAAAATGTTGTGGGGCACGATCTTGGGCCTCGTGCACCACGCACGAAGCAAtttctggcggttttaaaccgccagaaaccgtagcttttcttttttattttgacagttgtaattttgtggcggttttaaacaGCCAAAAAGCGTAGCTTTGCTTTTTTTTacagttgtaattttgtggcggtttaaaaccgccactaaattaCACTCGTGCACTGGTCGTACATATTCTCTCGTACCATATAGCATTACTCAGAAATACTCCTCCTATGCTTTTGGGCCCTCCTCCCCTTGGGCCTTTAGGTTCTTCTTTTTTTCCGTTTCTAGGTTTGTTTCCtttatgacaaaaaaaaaggtttgttttctttaggcttaattgcacttttggtcccccaactatcgCCTTCCTGCAAAATTGGtccttaaacttcaaaattagcaaaaatggtcctccaactatacatgccGTTGCAATTTTGGTCTTCCGTTAGCATTCCCTCAGGAAtctaacgtgagaagctgatgtggctcactcacatgcttctcacgtgaccATTCAGGAGAGAGAGTGATGACTGGACAAACATGTGCGTGTCACGTGATCTTGCCCACTGCTTTGCTGGCATCTTCTGCTTTCATCTTCTGCTTTCATCTTTCATGAACCCTAATTCTCCATCTTTCCTCTCATAGCCACCAACCATCTTCTCCCCTTAATCCTTTAGCTGCCACCCTTCCTCTCCCCTCACCTTCAAAaaccttttcttcttccttcttcctgaacccatcatctctctctctaaaaccaaacaaaagcCATCACCACCGTCGGCCAAACCATCAAGGGCGGAACCACCCCATGGCAACCTTAAAAGCTCGAAACAAAGCCATGGTTCGATCCGTGTTCACTTGGTCTCAATCTTGCTCGATCTGGGTTCGGGTACGACTGGGTTCTTCTGTTTTTAttcccttctttcttcttcttcttaactGATGGAAgcacggtggtggtggtgatagactttgtTGACAGTGACGAGAAAGCTTGAGGGGAGGACTTCGATCTATTCCTGAGATAGGACGGTGGAAACGGTGGCATCGATATGTTCTTGAGGTTTGGATTGTTTGTAAATTGGGGATTAGGgttatttgattttgatgttCTGGGAATTGTTGAATCCTGTGGCTCCTTCTTCCTCATCCTGTGTTAAGGATTGCAAAGCTGTAACTTCTCCCCTTTGGGCCTGCCATAATTGTTTTCCTAATTCGATTCAAGTGTTAGAGAGATGAGTATTCAAGTGTAAAAGAATTTCTTTACTTTTATGCTTATTCCGTGATTGAATTCATTTAGTTTCTTAAAGGTATTcatcaattttgatttttttcatgtGACTGTTGATAAATTGGGTATTGTGCTTGCTTCGTGGAGCCATTTTAGATTTTACCCATGTGCATTGTTGTTCTTCTCATGTCTTTTTCTGGGTAGTTCATATTTTTCTGATTGTTTTTGGATTTTGGGGGTTTAATTTTGTGGTTTGGTTGTtgttttggaaaaaattaatttatgggtaaattttctgggtttgggggAGGGTTGATCTTGATTTTCATGTTTCTGGTTTAGTTATTTATTGAAGAATGTGAGGAAGATGATTTATTTTTCTGGGTTCAAGTTTGGTggaggcaaaaaaaaaattctgggtTGAGATCATGAAGGAAGAACATTGATAATACTCATGAATATTTGTGTGTTTATTTTGAGATTAATATTTCTGAAATTACAAATTAaggattttttaataattagttaattagttaATTTGACCTGATTACACCCTTTAGTGTCACGTGACACGCACATGTTTGTCCAGTCATCACTCTCTCTCCTGAATggtcacgtgagaagcatgtgagtgagccacatcagcttctcacgttagtttccTGACGGAATGCTAACGGAAGACCAAAATTGCAACggcatgtatagttggaggaccatttttgctaattttgaagtttaaggaCCAATTTTGCAGGAAGGcgatagttgggggaccaaaagtgcaattaagccttttctttaaaaaaaattgttttctttttgtataTTTCTTCAATGTGCCTCCATGTTCCCCTTCTCCATAACCATAACCAATTAACCATGACCACCCATCATACCTTCTTCCCTTGCATCTTTGATTTTATCAGCAATGACGCTTAACGTTTATGTTGAACCACATGGTAGGTACAATCAACTTATATGTTCACATGATGCATAGGTGATTAAAGCTAGGTTGATTTAAATTATTTGGTTTTTCAGGTGTGCCAATTACCCTATTTCCAAATTCTTCTTCACACTGACGTGAAAGATAATCAATAACTTAAACAGAAAAAAATTCAGACCAAATTCATTGATACAAACataatacataaaaaaaaaagacttcatAATAAATAGCATCACTTCAAAGGAAAACTAACAACTATACCTAATTTGTTTACTTGAATGCCTAAAATACAGGACATAAAAAGGAGAACAAAGAAGTAAAATTATCCATGCTTAAAATTGATCACTACCAAGTAAGCACTATATAACATAATGGGCTATAAAGAGTGACACTAAGCCAATGCCAATGATGGACCCAGGCTCCAATGCTGAACCATCTCCAGGTTGAGGATGTGGAGATTTCACATCACGAATAGGAGGAGTATAATAATATTCATCATTAAGAAAAGGGTACATGTCATATCTCAGTCTGCAAATCCCACTATACACTCTCACTCCCTCTTTTCCCCTACCACATTCTTTAGCATAATCAAGTGACCTCTCAAGACAGTCACTGCATTCCTTGCTAGAGAGGTCTCTATTGCATTGTGCATAGCCATAGACCATGTTATACTCATCAATCTTAACTTCTCCCGAAGCATAGTTATTTGAGCCCAATTCCTCTTTCTGGGTGATTTGGCTAAGAAACTCTTGTGTCTTTTTAATAAACACCTTTGGATTGGGAACCTCAACATCATTTTGGGATTTGAAGCATAACATGGTATCATCAATCTTTATGCCACTGTTATTGTGCTCTTTTGAGTACCCCACTGTGCAATCTTCATGCCAAATCATGACATCTTTATTATACGGGCAATCCTCGAACATGTCATGGATTGCCTGTGCAATGCAGCTCCCACAATCTGTGGAAGCGAGATCGCCGCGGCATAAGGCCAGACCGTACGTTTGGTTCTGGCCTTCGCCTTTCGAAGCCGCGACGAAGCCTGCATTTGGAGTTTCATTCTTGAGATGACTCAAGAGAGCGTTTAGGTTTGTTTCATAAGGGTCATCGGAGGAATAGTGCTCATACATTGAACACCTGAGCACTAGTTTCTGTCCTGAAACAATGCTCTGGAAGAGTGTGGAGGTTAATAAAAGGAGTGAAAAGAACCTGTGGAAATCCATTGGTTTGATTATTGTATTCAGGTAAAGGTTGTAACTTTGCAAATATTGCATAGAAGGGTGCTAATTTATATATACAATATTGAGTTGGATTAGTTAAACTTTAAGAGACTTTTTAATGGATTATTGTATTCATTCctgtggattttgttaaaaaatgtAAGTTATACCCTTTTAATTTCATGTAAGGTTTCCTACCTCTTGAATAACAACATGGTTTTAAGATAATAAAGTATTACATTGATGGCTAAGTAGTTTTAGTCATAGATATGttatttagtttattttttctCACTAACTCTACACTCTCAGAAAACAAAAAGTCAGGGTTAAAAGCTACTCTTGTAGTTTCATGTAATTACACTATTATCAACTATATGATGACCCTTGGTACACTATATCAGGTGAAAAATAACCAACAAGTGATCACAGCTAATGCAACACTTGTATCAGTGCATGTAAATCAATTCTTCATCTTTGCATTCTCTGATTTCGATTTCCAGTTGGTCACGAGCGCTAGAGGGCATTACATCACAGCAGTGCCTTCTTGGAGCCTTCAACTGAATACAAAAGATAGTTCATATCGTAAGTACCATTACCAATGTTAAAAACCAGTGTCTGATATACTTATATTTATTTAGTTATAGTTAGAAGATGTTATTTCAGCTTGTCTTATAGCATAAACATTGATGTAAGTATTTGagtacattaataaaaatagcaCATGAGCGGTACCTGTTTGATATCAAGGTCTAGCTTCTTGGTGACCACTTTGACCTCTTCTAGTCTCTTAGGAGATAACAGATCATCATTTGAGCAATTTTGAAACGATCTCTTGTAACTACTGATGATGATGCCATCATTACCAAAAGACACATTGTCTAGATAGAAAACTGAGGGTCTCTTACATGGGTCAGGGGGAGTTCCTCTTGTGTTGAAAGTGTATGCTTTTGCCAACATGTTTCCTTTCTTCCACTGCTTGAACGTTTCTTGCACCTTCAGAACCTCACGCAAAGACATGTGGTGAGGGAAAACCTGAACTGCATATCCCCATGACACTGAAATTGTCCATGAAAACCACCTGTTATAGCAAATTGTTTGTTGTAGCATCCTCTGAGGATCAACACTTGCAGCTTTGAATAAATGCTTCAGGGCTTGTGTGGTTGTCATGTTTGGAAAGATTGGATCAGTGTAATCAGGGTGATGCAGGGATAACAAGGGAGTTACTGGATGAGCAGCTAATAGGCCAAAGGTATCTCCCCTCAAATCAACCTGATCATATTTCATAAACACAAAAGTACAATATCAAGAAAAGTAAGGATATCAAGTAGAGAATGATATGAATTTTAAGTAGTGAATCACCAAATTCGTCCCTGAGAGATCATACGTTGGATAAGTTAGTCCCAAAAGAAGGCAATACCCTTGAAAATCCCTGAGTGGTCGCATTTTATGTAACCtagggactaacttgaccgaTATTTAACACTATCACAGTGACGAATTTGCTGATTCACTCCACATGTCATCCACTGAGGCAAAATCATGTAATGCAGTTGTATTTATAGAAACTTGAATCCGGCACTTTTATTTAAGCTACACCAACTTCATATCAAAAAAGTGATATGAATTTAAGTTTATATGTTTAGAGACTAAGACTAATATGAGCTAATTGttctatatatattttcaagGATCAAATTACACTTTCAAGAGCTTTTGGATCGATGAATTTCCACTTTTCTAGGACTAAAATGATCTACATTACCAGGGATCAAAATCATGATTTACTCAGAATCAAATCACCGATAATTTTCAGCTTCTCAGTGTAATTGTTCATCATAAACGTCAAAGCATTTATTCAAGTAAAAGGGATAGCCTATATCAATCAAACATAATCATAATGTTACCTGATGAAAACCAGGTTCATGTGTTAATCCCACACCAAGCTCTGCTAAGCAAGAGTACACCCTGCCATCACTTCCATAGAGATGAGGGTACCTTTCCAAACACGAATCAAAAACCTTGACCAAGACATTTGCCAGAGAGGAACTGATAGCAAAACCAGCACCCCCAAAAGCCATTCCAAACCCAAACAACCGGTTCTGCTCATAAACCTCAGAGTTTGCCCCAACATAGTACCAAAGGCCATGATCATATTTGGAAAGAGTCTTCACCAAATTCTCTGGAAAGAAAACAGTGTCATCATCTCCAAACACATACCACCTCACATCTGAATTGTTCTTCAGGGCTATAGTCTCCACCACAACACGCGCCACGCGAATCGCTGAGGGAAGCCCGCCTCGGCAAGTGTAGCGAAACCGCGAAGTGTCTTCAGAGACACAGAGAGGAGGAACAGAATCAGAAGCATCattgtcttcatcttcatcagggAGGGTATCAAGGAACACACACCCCTTCATTGCATTGTTGTTTCTCCACCAAAGCTTCACATAGTCCTTCCTCTTTGCCCATGAGCTCTTGCTTGAAGCAATTCCAAACACAAGGTGATCAAGAGTGGTGGGTGTGGACAATTCTTGTGATGAAGAATGGACATGTACTAGTTTTGATGTCCCTAGGAACAGCACTGATATGAGGACATAAAGGACACAAAATGAAGAAGAGACTAGAAGAAAGTTAACCAGAGACTGCAGTGTGGTGTGTTTGTGAAATAACTGCATGTTGTTAAGTGTTAACAAGGGGGAAAAGTGGGTCTAATTCTGCAGAAACAGAGAATTAATGGTgtgacaattgaacaaggttcATGTGATGTGTGTAAGCAAGGTTTTGAGTCATGTAATTAAGCAAAGAACCACCGTGATCAACGGCTAAGAAAGCTGTGGATTTTTTTGACGTTTCAAGTGAGTTATTATTCCATGTGTGGAACTATGGTAGGTATGTGAGAAGAAACTTGGTATGGTCCCTTCCAATTAGATTGGTACGGTTGGCttgtcctttttttttcttctctaatACAAATACCCTGCATTGTGTACAATACTATTCGAGTTAAGAACAATCATTTCACAATAGGACTAGCTCTCCAACGAAGGTTTTTTCCATACATAAAAAAGACTTTAATcagatatattaattaatagaaATCAAGCATGGACCACTTCTTTGGTCATGGTTGGTTAgcgtttttttatttttgcctAAGACTGATCTTCTCCACATAAGATAATTCTGTTTAAGTTAGAAACATCCACATCTGCTAGCGGAAGGAATCAACCAATCCTTGATACACATTTGGGTGGTGTTTTTGGTAATTGGATTCAAGTCAAGTAGTTGAATAAGTAGGCATTGACTATAGATGATAAAAGAAGGTTTAAGTGGGAGAAAATGGTAGGCCACCTGTTCCTccacaacaacagcaacaattTCTATGGTTTGGCCACTGCATTTAAAAGCCACGAGAAATAGGTGGGAATACAACAACACCATCGTTAACGTGTAATGCCAGTTTTCAAGTGAATTCAGGCCTAAAAGCATAGTTCTACGGTTGCTTTTACCGTTTTAGCTATTTGTTTCAAATTCTACGTTTATCCGTTTTCATTGCCATATTTCCCCAACCCCCATCAAAATAAAGAGTTCACACAAAGCCTCGTGATAATGTTAACCATATGCTTACAGCTTACTTGTCATATTAAGTATTTGTTCTTGTCCTAAATCATTATAcctacactttttttttgtcttgacgaCAATATTCCCATAACTAGTAGCCGTGAAACTAATTCATTATCTCACGGTAGTAGGAGCTGACCAATGAGTTTTTTCCATTTACAA
This portion of the Lotus japonicus ecotype B-129 chromosome 3, LjGifu_v1.2 genome encodes:
- the LOC130744949 gene encoding cysteine-rich repeat secretory protein 38-like: MYEHYSSDDPYETNLNALLSHLKNETPNAGFVAASKGEGQNQTYGLALCRGDLASTDCGSCIAQAIHDMFEDCPYNKDVMIWHEDCTVGYSKEHNNSGIKIDDTMLCFKSQNDVEVPNPKVFIKKTQEFLSQITQKEELGSNNYASGEVKIDEYNMVYGYAQCNRDLSSKECSDCLERSLDYAKECGRGKEGVRVYSGICRLRYDMYPFLNDEYYYTPPIRDVKSPHPQPGDGSALEPGSIIGIGLVSLFIAHYVI
- the LOC130747003 gene encoding uncharacterized protein LOC130747003, with amino-acid sequence MQLFHKHTTLQSLVNFLLVSSSFCVLYVLISVLFLGTSKLVHVHSSSQELSTPTTLDHLVFGIASSKSSWAKRKDYVKLWWRNNNAMKGCVFLDTLPDEDEDNDASDSVPPLCVSEDTSRFRYTCRGGLPSAIRVARVVVETIALKNNSDVRWYVFGDDDTVFFPENLVKTLSKYDHGLWYYVGANSEVYEQNRLFGFGMAFGGAGFAISSSLANVLVKVFDSCLERYPHLYGSDGRVYSCLAELGVGLTHEPGFHQVDLRGDTFGLLAAHPVTPLLSLHHPDYTDPIFPNMTTTQALKHLFKAASVDPQRMLQQTICYNRWFSWTISVSWGYAVQVFPHHMSLREVLKVQETFKQWKKGNMLAKAYTFNTRGTPPDPCKRPSVFYLDNVSFGNDGIIISSYKRSFQNCSNDDLLSPKRLEEVKVVTKKLDLDIKQLKAPRRHCCDVMPSSARDQLEIEIRECKDEELIYMH